A window of the Miscanthus floridulus cultivar M001 chromosome 14, ASM1932011v1, whole genome shotgun sequence genome harbors these coding sequences:
- the LOC136504985 gene encoding syntaxin-132-like has product MRSLLTDSFELGKREQAPGNVDIELGLQGDLTSSAQPGFEGFYKQVKEIENLLNTLTKLLKDLQNSNEESKVVTKASAMKEVKKRMEKDVNEVTKIARLAKSKVEQLNKDNAANREKPGFGKGSGVDRSRTTTTVALTKKLRERILEFQTLREEIQKEYRDVVERRVFTVTGERADEETIDKLIETGDGEQIFQRAIQEQGRGRVLDTLQEIQERHDTVKEIERKLLDLQQIFLDLAVLVEAQGEMLDNIETQVTGAVEHIQTGTNLLQKAKKLQKNTRKWTCIGIIILLIIILIVILSLKPWSWGK; this is encoded by the exons ATGAGGAGCCTTCTCACG GACTCGTTTGAGCTCGGCAAAAGGGAGCAGGCCCCAGGAAATGTGGACATCGAGCTTGGATTGCAGGGTGACCTGACTAGTTCTGCGCAGCCAGGTTTTGAGGGATTCTACAAACAG GTCAAGGAGATTGAAAACTTGCTCAACACATTGACAAAGTTACTGAAGGACCTTCAG AACTCAAATGAGGAGTCAAAAGTTGTCACGAAGGCATCTGCGATGAAAG AGGTAAAAAAACGCATGGAGAAGGATGTCAATGAAGTGACAAAGATTGCACGGCTTGCAAAGTCAAAAGTAGAGCAACTGAACAAAGAT AATGCTGCGAACAGAGAAAAGCCAGGATTTGGTAAGGGATCGGGTGTGGACCGGTCCCGGACAACAACCACTGT TGCATTGACAAAGAAGTTGAGAGAACGTATACTGGAGTTTCAG ACATTACGAGAAGAAATCCAGAAGGAATATCGTGATGTAGTGGAGCGTCGTGTTTTTACTG TAACGGGCGAGCGTGCTGATGAAGAG ACAATCGACAAGCTGATAGAAACAGGCGACGGCGAGCAAATCTTTCAGAGAGCAATTCAGGAGCAAGGGCGAGGAAGG GTACTGGACACACTGCAGGAGATCCAGGAGCGCCATGACACGGTGAAAGAGATTGAGAGGAAGCTTCTTGATCTGCAGCAG ATCTTCCTCGACTTGGCTGTATTAGTTGAAGCCCAAGGTGAGATGCTGGACAACATTGAGACGCAG GTCACAGGTGCAGTTGAACATATTCAGACTGGAACAAACCTTCTCCAGAAAGCAAAGAAGCTGCAGAAGAACACGCGAAAATGGACTTGCATTGGCATAATCATCCTCCTGATAATCATCCTCATCGTCATCCTCTCCTTGAAACCATGGTCGTGGGGTAAATAA
- the LOC136502840 gene encoding uncharacterized protein: MTTVTGSSASRSVAKRLRPELPLITCGKCKQKIVMEYRVKRQGPNKGRVFYKCPDRDWEGNGCDGWYWEEDYATYVQNLGALEVADAADEAIMSRHWMYNADRRSQDFIEGLHYFLGVAEANKRDGFICCPCALCKNLKEYSSSMSLHSHLLKSGFMSNYICWTKHGESGVMMEEGEGEDLDIDDIIAQYGAFDDTTMGRDEEEVAVEDDLGDALGDAIRDAQQEWESEKEKVKLERMLEDHRKLLYPMAEEGQKKLGTTLELLQWKAKNGVSDKAFGNLLNLIKKMLPKPNELPTTTYEAKKVVCPLGLKIQKIHACPNDCILYHGNEYENLDECPVCKASRYKIRRDDPGDVEGEQRPRKKIPAKVMWYAPIIPRLKRLFRNKDHAKLLRWYKEDRKVDNMLRHPADGSQWRAIDREFSEFANEVRNLRFALSTDGMNPFGQQSTSHSTWPVTLCIYNLPPWLCMKRKFIMMPILIQGPRQPGNDIDVYLKPLVEELLVLWNKPGVRVWDEYKQEHFDLRAMLFVTINDWPALSNLSGQTNKGYNACTHCFDDLDSIYLKRCRKVVYLGHRRFLPLNHQVRKKGKHFKGKPDHRKKPHNRTGEDVLAMVKDVKVVFGKGQGSESVPKDANGHAPMWKKKSIFWELPYWQVLETGDGRHYLSPASYTLSKEERDSMFECLSSIKVPSGFSSNIKGIINVPDKKFLNLKSHDCHVLMTQLLPVALRGILPPHPEGSIAQGYGTEEVIEFCVDFIPDIAPIGVPESRHEGRLSGKGTLGKKTYIGMEDDYFNKAHYTVLQNSSLVHPYIEIHKEFLRSKFPGKTEAWIRRQHMKSFSGWLRKECQGDDNIDEQLYLLARQPSWHILTYQGYEINGNTFYTVAQDKRSTNQNSGVRIDGTDPNGNIQTYYGRIEEIWELDYAPNFKVPLFRCQWVKLTGGGVTVDKEYGMTTVDLNNIGYKEEPFVLAADVSQVFYVKDMSTKSKRGKNEDINSMINEPKRHIILSGKINIVGIEDKSDMSEDYERNVRIPPFIVKKDPSIMLNDEDTPWLRQDHNQGSYVKKKFTVVPA, encoded by the exons atgacaactgttactggatcctcggcctctcgttcggttgcgaaacgactgaggccagaactccctctcattacctgcggcaagtgtaagcagaagattgtaatggagtaccgagtcaagagacagggacccaacaagggtcgtgttttctacaagtgcccggatcgcgat tgggagggcaatggatgcgatggttggtactgggaggaagattatgctacatacgtgcagaatttgggtgcgcttgaggtagcggatgctgctgatgaggca attatgtcacgccattggatgtacaatgccgatcgtcgctcccaagactttatagagggcttgcactatttcttaggtgtggccgaggcaaataagcgggatggtttcatatgttgtccatgtgccctatgtaagaatttaaaggaatattcaagctcaatgagtcttcattcacatttgcttaagtcaggtttcatgtcaaactatatatgttggactaagcatggagaaagcggggtcatgatggaagaaggtgaaggagaagatttagacattgatgacattattgctcagtatggtgcctttgatgatactacaatggggagagatgaagaagaggtagcggtagaagatgatctcggtgatgctcttggcgatgccattcgtgatgcacaacaagaatgggaaagtgaaaaagagaaagttaagttggagcgcatgcttgaggatcataggaagttgctatacccgatggccgaagaggggcaaaaaaagctgggtacgacactggaattgctacagtggaaggcaaagaatggtgtatccgataaggcatttgggaatttattaaacctcataaagaagatgcttccgaagccaaatgaattgcccaccactacgtacgaagcaaaaaaggttgtctgccctttgggattaaaaatccagaagatacatgcatgtcctaatgactgtatcctctaccatggcaatgaatacgagaatttggatgaatgcccggtatgtaaagcatcgcggtataagatcaggcgcgatgatcctggtgacgtcgagggtgaacaacgtcctagaaagaaaatccctgccaaggttatgtggtatgctcctataataccacgcttaaaacgtttgttcagaaataaagaccacgcaaagttgttgcggtggtataaagaagaccgtaaggtagacaatatgctgagacacccagctgatgggtcccagtggagagcgatagatagagaattttcagagtttgcaaatgaggttagaaacttaaggttcgccttaagtacagatggtatgaatccttttggacagcagagcactagtcatagcacttggccagttactctatgtatctacaaccttcctccatggttatgcatgaagcggaagttcattatgatgccgatcctcatccaaggtccgaggcaacctggaaacgatattgatgtatatctgaagccattagttgaagaacttctagttttatggaacaaaccaggtgtacgtgtctgggatgagtacaaacaagaacactttgacctacgagcaatgttgttcgtaaccatcaatgattggcctgctttaagtaatctttcaggtcagacaaacaaaggatataatgcatgcacacattgttttgatgaccttgacagtatatatttgaaaagatgtcgaaaggtcgtgtaccttggccatcgtcgattccttcctttgaaccaccaagtaagaaagaaagggaagcattttaaaggtaagccagaccaccggaagaagcctcataaccgaaccggggaagatgtactcgcaatggtcaaggatgtgaaagtagtatttggaaagggacaaggcagtgaatctgttcccaaagatgctaatggacatgcacccatgtggaagaagaagtccatcttttgggagctaccctattggcaagtcctagag acaggtgatggacgtcattacttaagtcctgctagctacacgcttagcaaagaagagagggatagcatgttcgaatgtctaagcagcatcaaggtcccatcgggattctcctccaatataaagggtataataaatgtgccagataaaaaattcctaaacttaaagtcccacgactgccacgtgcttatgacgcaattgcttccagttgctttaagaggaattctacctccacat cctgaaggaagcatcgcccagggctatggaacagaggaggtcattgagttctgtgttgactttattcctgacattgctccgattggcgttcccgaatcacgacatgaggggagactcagtggtaaaggaactttagggaagaaaacatatattggcatggaagacgattatttcaataaagcacactacacagttcttcagaactcgtcattggtgcatccgtacatcgagatacataaggagttcttacgatccaagtttccagggaagactgaagcttggattaggcgtcagcacatgaaaagtttcagtggttggttgcgaaaagaatgtcaaggcgatgacaatattgatgagcaactgtatttgttggctaggcagccatcgtggcatatcctcacgtaccaagggtacgagataaatgggaatacattttacacagttgcccaagataaaaggagcaccaatcaaaatagtggtgttcgcatagatggcacagatccaaatgggaatatacaaacatattatggccgcatagaagagatatgggaactagactacgcacctaattttaaagtccctttgttccggtgccaatgggtgaagctgaccggaggaggggtaacagtcgacaaagagtatggaatgacaacagtggacctcaacaatattggatacaaagaggaaccattcgtccttgctgccgatgtgagtcaggtgttctatgtgaaagacatgtctacaaaatcaaagagaggaaaaaacgaagacatcaactcaatgatcaatgagccaaagcgccacataattctttctgggaaaataaatatagtaggaattgaagacaagtcagacatgtcagaagattacgaaagaaatgtccgaattccacccttcatagtgaagaaagatccaagcatcatgttaaatgatgaagacactccatggttacgacaagatcataaccaagggtcatacgtcaagaagaaattcactgttgtgcccgcatga
- the LOC136505323 gene encoding uncharacterized protein, with protein sequence MEALRTAEAELTVYVHPSNTKRVRHAVNRQLSALLFTYDDRFDGVLLTHEVAFHLGNDKEGKPKKDENAEPKDESGEPKSCVKGKIKDGSGEPKDESGEPKDESGKPKICVKGKIMNGLVPYFGVQVRANLLLFSPQPDMILEGTVEMLGKESIHAIVLGVFSVAIMSEDIREKFKFKRKSDGGKFVSRTDKKHVIKRGTMIRFSVKRVDTEMNCHITGSLIPPHTGCMRWLSVHDTEYASELKSDESRSRDTSTKIEQNEQEHRILKNEDGMVKSEQPYKSRKRRHIEE encoded by the exons ATGGAGGCGCTCCGGACCGCGGAGGCGGAGCTCACGGTGTACGTGCACCCCTCCAACACAAAGCGCGTCCGGCACGCCGTCAACCGCCAGCTCAGCGCGCTCCTCTTCAC GTATGACGACCGTTTTGATGGCGTGTTGCTGACGCATGAAGTTGCATTCCATCTTGGCAATGACAAAGAGGGCAAACCCAAGAAAGATGAAAATGCTGAACCCAAAGATGAAAGTGGTGAACCCAAATCTTGTGTCAAAGGCAAAATCAAAGATGGAAGTGGTGAACCCAAAGATGAAAGTGGTGAACCCAAAGATGAAAGTGGTAAACCCAAAATTTGTGTCAAAGGCAAAATCATGAATGGCTTGGTGCCATATTTCGGCGTCCAAGTGCGTGCCAATCTGCTTCTCTTCTCTCCCCAACCGGACATGATCCTTG AAGGGACGGTTGAAATGCTTGGAAAGGAGTCAATCCATGCCATTGTTTTAGGGGTTTTCTCAGTGGCAATTATGTCTGAAGATATCCgtgaaaaattcaaattcaaaagg AAAAGTGATGGAGGGAAATTTGTGAGCCGCACAGATAAAAAGCACGTGATTAAAAGAGGAACAATGATAAGGTTTTCTGTCAAAAG GGTGGATACAGAAATGAATTGTCATATTACTGGATCATTAATCCCACCTCACACTGGATGCATGCGTTGGTTGTCAGTACATGACACTGAATATGCATCAGAACTCAAAAG TGATGAAAGTAGATCAAGGGATACAAGCACCAAAATTGAGCAGAATGAACAAGAACACAGAATACTCAAGAATGAAGATGGCATGGTGAAATCTGAACAGCCATATAAGTCCCGAAAGAGGCGCCACATTGAGGAATGA